In Symphalangus syndactylus isolate Jambi chromosome 6, NHGRI_mSymSyn1-v2.1_pri, whole genome shotgun sequence, a genomic segment contains:
- the LOC129483988 gene encoding small nuclear ribonucleoprotein G-like: MNKTHSLKLKKLMDKLSLKLNGGRCVQGILWGFSHFMNLMIGECVKMAISEQQNNIRTVEIGGNSIIPLKALEQV, translated from the coding sequence ATGAACAAAACTCACTCTCTCAAGTTGAAAAAACTTATGGACAAGTTATCACTGAAATTAAATGGTGGTAGATGTGTCCAAGGAATACTGTGGGGATTCAGTCATTTTATGAATCTTATGATAGGTGAATGTGTGAAGATGGCAATTAGTGAGCAACAGAACAATATTAGAACAGTGGAAATAGGAGGAAACAGTATCATCCCATTAAAAGCCTTGGAACAAGTCTAA